A window of Anas acuta chromosome 28, bAnaAcu1.1, whole genome shotgun sequence genomic DNA:
AGGACTATTGCATTTCagcacttttttgttgttggtggtttcTTCTATATTTTGAACGCTGAAAAAACATCCAGAGATGCACTGAAAGGTAATTCCAGacaaggagcagcccagctACAGCAATCCTTTATGCTATGGCTCCAGAACAATGAGCTACACAGAAGCATTTTCACTATGTCCACCGTGATTTATAGGTCTTAATTAAGGGCCCATCACAATGCTTTTGCGATTGATTTGGGCCCTTAAACACACCTAAAGAAAGCTGTCGTGCacttaaaagctgttttattcCAGCAGCATGGTATAAGGAGGTCAGAGAGCTGCGCACCCACCTGCCCCAAAAGGAATTATATTCACTCTCCAGGGACATTACTGATGCCTGTCACCAGGAATGAAGGCAACATAAGTTAAATGCAAGTGGAAGTCAAAGCTGCAAAAATTTACATTCAGTGAAGGCAGGCTGCCAGAAGGGAAGGTTCACCCACTTGGTGCAGGAGGAAGGTGGGCTGGCTGGCACCCATGCAGGCAGGGACTGTACCTACACTGGCACCAgtgtcctgcagcacagcttcaTCAGTgtgtgcaggagctgcccaTGCCACTGGGTCATAAGCAAGACACACCATCCTGGCTAaagcaggaaagggaaaaatgcaggGATGTTGTGCAGTATCTCGTGCAAGAGACCTGGTGAGGTACAGACACTATGCCTGGTTGTGCCCACAAGGGACTTTCATCCCAGTTAGCAGAGCAGCCACTTCCCTGCTGGTCTGGGAGGAAAGCAGCATGCCTGCATTCACCATATGCTGGTGTTTGCTTTGTACATCAGAGGAACATAccataaaaacaagaaaaaagctcatttttaacttttttttttggtgtaaatTTCTAAAGCAAATACCGCCTTGCCTTCCTGTTAGGGCTCACCATGAGCTTTGCTGCAGCCATTTTTGcaatttgtttcattaaaaggaGCACTTGGGTttcacggggggggggggggggggggggggggggagggtgatGTGGGGTTTGGGCTGCAAAACACCACCCAGTCCTGGCATGGACATTCACCGTGAAGCCAGGGCGCTGCAGCCTGCACCAGCTGCTTATTTCTAACTCTGCTTTACTTCCACTCCTTTGGTCCCCCCATTTCTTCAGCCTGCTGCAAGAGTCCTGCAAAACCAGAGGAGATCTTTCCCATCTCCAGCCATCAAAGGAATCAGGCACTACTTTTTCCTGTTCTAAGGCCACCAGTATTTCCTGGTCCCCATGGTGGCAGCAGCCCCTTCTGTCCTGCTTCgccccagccagctccaacCACTCCGGGAGGGAACGGCTTCCCCCCAACTGCCCCCCCAGAATCCCCTTCTCACAACTGTGTCaaggcagcacagagcaaatCAGACTGAGCTTTATTCCCAAcgttgtttatttaaaaaaaaaaaaaaaaaaacatattttccacaGCCCCCTGGGCTGAAGGGGGAGACAAGCAGGAGGGCCAGATCACACCCTCGGCACAGGGAGGTCCATGTCTGGCTCCCAGAGGCAGAGACTGGCCCCAGGCCAGTTTGCACAATCATCTCCAGACAGATCAGCCCCCTGGAGCTGGCCAAAACTGGCCCAAGCATCCACTGCCCTGGGAAGGTGGCATCAGGCACACGTCATGCTGATGGGGCCTGGGATGAGCTGATGGCAGCGGTTCTCTGTAGCTGGGGACTTGCCCCTCAACTGGGTGAGATTTCTCATGGGGGAGCAGCAGTGCCCCTGGAGCGATAGCAGCTTTGGAGACTGAGAACGAAAGGTGTGAGTCTGAAGACagaagcagggcagggcagcctgATGGGCACAGGAagggagcaggctgggagcGCTCACATCTTGGGGAAGCTGGCAAGATTGGCGATGCCACAGGCGTTGTTCATGTTGCGTGCCAGGAGCACGTAGCCTTTGTTGCCCCACTCCTcaccccagctgcagcacgAGAAGGAACAGCCTGAGCTACCAGCAAAGACTAGGCAAACCCTAACCCAGAAGATCTGTCCCGTCATACCTGTTCTTGATGATCCAGTGCTTGGTGCCCTTCTGTGTGCCATAGCCCACTGCTAGCACCGCATGGTTGATGTTTTCAGCATTACAACTCTCATCATAATACACACCTAGGGGACAGGACGGGTGATCACACTTGGGACAAACCACCTggccgtgcctcagtttccccaggcTGATAACGATCTGGCCACTAGCAGAGTAGGGGTTCCCCCCGGCTCTCACCCCGGCTGTAGAACTGGAAGGAGGGCAGGCTGGCATCGATGCCCACAGAGACGGGTCCAATCCTGGCCACAGCCCTCTTCAAAGCTTTCTCATTGCCTTCAGGAATTTCCCGATAGCCACGGCACTTGGCCGCCTTTCCGGTGGGGCTGTACATGCAGCTCTCGTCCTGCACAGAACCAGCAGGGGCCAGGTGAGAAGGGGATGGGAAGGtcaccctggggggggggggggggggttaccCAACCCAGCCTCCCAGACCCTGACCTGGCCAATGTAGGGGTAGGCATCCTCTGAATCTATGCCGCGGTTCTGCCGGACGTACTCGAAGGCGTTGGTCATGTAGCCACCACCGCAGCCGTTGTTGTTGGCCACGCAGTCCACCAGGTTTTGAGGGCTGAGCGAGAGCAGCTTCCCTGTCTTCCGCTTCAGCTGCCCCTCCAGCGCGCCCACCGAGCTGAAGGCCCAGCATGAGCCACACTGGCCCTATGGGGACGCAAGGGGTAAAGGTGGGGAGCTGACGCACTCTGgacaccccagcacccccaggggcACCACACTCACCTGGTTCTTGACGGGTGTCACGTAGCCCTTCCTCCTCCAGTCCACGGCAGCAGGAGCTCTGTCAGTCCAGTCAGGGATGTAGAGTGTCTCGTTGTGGTGTGGGCGGCTCCGGGGAACCTTCAGGCCTGTCATTGTCCTCACCACCTCCTCACTGGTCTGTGGAAGGAGCCGAAGCAGGTGGGTGAAGCCATAGGGCTACTGGGCagagcacccaagggtgctctGACTGTCCCCTCTCTCCCACCCCATCGCTGGCCCCCTAGTCACTCACCATGTCACCCAGGTGGTTCATGGCCAGCTCAAAGGTATGGACACCCAGCGTATGCTCCAGGTTGTGAGTGTTGATATACTTGAGGTTTTTCTCCCAAATCAGCCTCCGTGCCACCTCATCCGCCTGTGCCACAGGGTGAGACAGTGTCGGGGCACAGCACAGGATGAATGGGTCCCGCCCACATCCCCCTTCCTCCATGGGGACTCACTCCATTGCTTCACACCCCAAAAGATACCAGCACCAACCCCATGCAGATGTCACCTCCCTAAGATCTGTCACCCCATTCCCCGCGTAGCCCCAGTAATCTCCAGGGTCCAGTCCCCTCCTGTGGGGCTCTGCCATACCTCACCATTGTACTGCTTGCGGTACGTTTTCTTCCACAGGTCCCACTGGATATCCAATGCCCGCTCAGGTTGCAGCTGGGCCACCACCGTGGGGACAAACAGGACCAGCAGTGTGGGCCACCACATCCTGggggacagacagacactgtgggatggggacagaggcCATCTGAGCCTGGCAGTGCTGGAAGGGAAGGACAGGACCCTGTGCGTACCCCAGTTTCAGGGGATAGTccctgtgctggtgctggaagggacccaaacCCTGCGGCCACAGGAGCCTCGGGCTGTAGGGGACTGGAAACCTGTGACCACCCTGTTAAGGAGTGGTAGGAGACCAGCACCATCCCCATGGGGACCAGGACCCTCAGGCCATGCTGCTGTCAGGCCCTGGGGGACCAGGACCCACTGCCCGCCCTGTTTTCCAGGCcagggccctgctgcaggcaacGCTGGCTGCACACAGGCATCACATGAGCAGGGCAGCTGGTTCCCATTACAGCCCTGCTGAAGCCTTCCCCACAGCCTCCAGTTCCACCAGGG
This region includes:
- the CTSK gene encoding cathepsin K isoform X3, which translates into the protein MQQLHPQSGLWHAPTDSRMSGMWWPTLLVLFVPTVVAQLQPERALDIQWDLWKKTYRKQYNGEADEVARRLIWEKNLKYINTHNLEHTLGVHTFELAMNHLGDMTSEEVVRTMTGLKVPRSRPHHNETLYIPDWTDRAPAAVDWRRKGYVTPVKNQGQCGSCWAFSSVGALEGQLKRKTGKLLSLSPQNLVDCVANNNGCGGGYMTNAFEYVRQNRGIDSEDAYPYIGQDESCMYSPTGKAAKCRGYREIPEGNEKALKRAVARIGPVSVGIDASLPSFQFYSRGVYYDESCNAENINHAVLAVGYGTQKGTKHWIIKNSWGEEWGNKGYVLLARNMNNACGIANLASFPKM
- the CTSK gene encoding cathepsin K isoform X2 codes for the protein MQQLHPQSGLWHAPTDSRMSGVCLSPRMWWPTLLVLFVPTVVAQLQPERALDIQWDLWKKTYRKQYNGEADEVARRLIWEKNLKYINTHNLEHTLGVHTFELAMNHLGDMTSEEVVRTMTGLKVPRSRPHHNETLYIPDWTDRAPAAVDWRRKGYVTPVKNQGQCGSCWAFSSVGALEGQLKRKTGKLLSLSPQNLVDCVANNNGCGGGYMTNAFEYVRQNRGIDSEDAYPYIGQDESCMYSPTGKAAKCRGYREIPEGNEKALKRAVARIGPVSVGIDASLPSFQFYSRGVYYDESCNAENINHAVLAVGYGTQKGTKHWIIKNSWGEEWGNKGYVLLARNMNNACGIANLASFPKM
- the CTSK gene encoding cathepsin K isoform X1; translation: MQQLHPQSGLWHAPTDSRMSGTARLRWPLSPSHSVCLSPRMWWPTLLVLFVPTVVAQLQPERALDIQWDLWKKTYRKQYNGEADEVARRLIWEKNLKYINTHNLEHTLGVHTFELAMNHLGDMTSEEVVRTMTGLKVPRSRPHHNETLYIPDWTDRAPAAVDWRRKGYVTPVKNQGQCGSCWAFSSVGALEGQLKRKTGKLLSLSPQNLVDCVANNNGCGGGYMTNAFEYVRQNRGIDSEDAYPYIGQDESCMYSPTGKAAKCRGYREIPEGNEKALKRAVARIGPVSVGIDASLPSFQFYSRGVYYDESCNAENINHAVLAVGYGTQKGTKHWIIKNSWGEEWGNKGYVLLARNMNNACGIANLASFPKM